A window of Oncorhynchus kisutch isolate 150728-3 linkage group LG10, Okis_V2, whole genome shotgun sequence contains these coding sequences:
- the LOC109885540 gene encoding uncharacterized protein LOC109885540 has product MHWLPLVAMVIASALPFPHSPVTSTVAAMMEPGSSLDDHTEDIDDSSSHSPGSYATLPAPQAYNVDYKDYNNPSIIKEEVQTLKGKRKQQSYLSKSNFHTENTNSVGLNKYSNTDGGKLRSTNGSSHQDYPSQKNYVLGDYKPDSSRAGDDSSFRDMAQKENHHHSLDPRTDEQETYKPSTNAGHHSKTRPDPSSQRTPQRAEARTESSDNRGEGGREGGAGKGPDLSEEGMELGLGLGLGQGLEGVKEKQELLFLDAHPRVLFSSSPPEHPPLLLMLESGMLPIEGEDKEEEEEEEEVSDADGHMEGHGDRETDGSVPLSWVDTLRGAREPPRPAPRHKRSHLPHTGRGEMPVCESESVWVTDKTTVFDDRGKTVNIVPEIKTVKGALKQYFYETRCRQEEQQRGGVPQREAGGAGASAAGTGTGPVGVSGASCRGVDIRQWVSQCKAKDTYVRALTVDNNGLQGWRWVRINSSCVCVLLSRVTRKNRGRE; this is encoded by the coding sequence ATGCACTGGCTTCCCCTGGTTGCCATGGTGATCGCCTCGGCCCTGCCCTTCCCTCACAGCCCTGTGACCAGTACTGTTGCTGCGATGATGGAGCCTGGCAGTAGCCTGGACGACCACACAGAGGACATCGATGACTCTTCCAGTCACTCCCCCGGATCTTACGCCACACTTCCAGCTCCTCAGGCCTACAATGTGGACTACAAGGACTACAATAACCCCTCCATAATTAAAGAGGAGGTGCAAACTTTGAAAGGGAAGCGAAAACAACAAAGTTATCTGTCAAAAAGCAATTTTCATACAGAAAACACGAACAGCGTTGGTTTAAATAAATATTCTAACACTGATGGAGGAAAACTCAGGAGCACCAATGGCAGCAGTCATCAGGACTACCCCTCCCAGAAGAACTATGTACTAGGGGACTATAAACCAGACAGCAGCAGAGCTGGTGATGACAGCAGCTTTAGAGACATGGCTCAGAAGGAAAACCATCATCACTCTCTAGACCCCAGGACCGATGAACAGGAAACTTACAAACCTTCCACTAATGCTGGACACCACAGTAAAACTAGGCCAGATCCCTCCAGTCAGAGGACCCCACAGAGAGCAGAGGCTAGGACAGAGAGCAGTGAtaacaggggagagggggggagggagggtggggctgGGAAAGGTCCAGATCTGTCAGAGGAAGGAATGGAATTGGGactagggttagggctgggtcaGGGGCTGGAAGGTGTAAAGGAGAAgcaagagctgctgtttttagaTGCACACCCACGGGtccttttctcttcctctcctccagagCACCCGCCCCTCCTCCTCATGCTGGAGTCAGGCATGTTGCCCATAGAaggagaggacaaggaggaggaggaggaggaggaggaagtgtcgGACGCAGACGGACACATGGAGGGTCATGGGGACCGAGAGACGGACGGGAGTGTGCCGCTGAGCTGGGTGGACACTCTCAGGGGGGCCAGGGAGCCCCCTCGCCCCGCCCCCAGGCACAAGCGCTCGCACTTGCCCCACACTGGGCGGGGTGAGATGCCGGTGTGTGAGTCGGAGAGTGTGTGGGTAACGGACAAGACGACAGTATTCGACGATAGGGGTAAAACAGTCAACATCGTGCCAGAGATCAAGACAGTCAAGGGGGCGCTGAAGCAGTACTTCTATGAGACTCGCTGCCGCCAGGAGGAACAGCAGAGGGGCGGTGTGCCGCAGCGGGAGGCAGGGGGGGCAGGGGCCTCGGCAGCAGGAACAGGGACAGGACCCGTAGGTGTGTCCGGGGCCAGCTGCCGGGGCGTGGACATCAGACAGTGGGTGAGTCAGTGTAAGGCCAAGGACACATATGTCCGAGCCCTCACTGTTGACAACAACGGTCTGCAGGGCTGGAGGTGGGTCCGCATCAACTCGTCCTGCGTGTGTGTCCTACTGTCCAGAGTAACCAGGAAAAACAGAGGAAGGGAGTGA